A genomic stretch from Engraulis encrasicolus isolate BLACKSEA-1 chromosome 10, IST_EnEncr_1.0, whole genome shotgun sequence includes:
- the znf740b gene encoding zinc finger protein 740b isoform X4, whose amino-acid sequence MSNHNGNVRDHMKWAGLLGCEAVLSSMALMQANSMSSGGHNNNNSKKMVTPLGPGQRDNQEGGHSHGHSHGHNHHTHGHGHGHSHGHGHNHGHGHNHSHGHGHSHMVLPSGVSCSPVVRQSQNAAEHMIRKDGEFPSSRLLDEKEMRASQSQNMQPKKKHRKSGTPNKLRDQQKQQQQQPPPQASAAHCDWETGIISPSKLDEKPQIEVPDISLSEEDLAKLQKNFICEHCYGAFRSSYHLKRHILTHTGEKNFICEECYGAFGSSYHLKRHILTHTGEKPFSCDMCDMRFIQRYHLERHKRVHSGEKPYQCDRCHQNFSRTDRLLRHRRLCSVGIAKEESPSCCDGRPYSAEPPSGQHPSSWSPLPSPNGRLAV is encoded by the exons ATGTCAAACCATAACGGCAATGTCCGAGACCATATGAAATGG GCTGGGCTACTGGGCTGTGAGGCGGTGCTGTCTAGCATGGCTCTCATGCAGGCCAACTCCATGTCGTCTGGcggccacaacaacaacaacagcaagaaGATGGTGACACCCCTGGGGCCCGGACAGAGGGACAACCAGGAGGGGGGACACAGTCACGGCCACAGCCACGGCCATAACCACCACACTCATGGCCACGGGCATGGGCACAGCCACGGACACGGGCATAACCACGGGCACGGGCATAACCACAGCCACGGGCACGGACACAGCCACATGGTGCTGCCATCGGGAGTCAGCTGCTCGCCTGTGGTGAGACAGTCGCAGAACGCCGCGGAGCAT ATGATCCGTAAGGACGGCGAGTTCCCCTCGTCACGTCTGCTAGACGAGAAGGAGATGCGGGCCAGCCAGAGCCAGAACATGCAGCCCAAGAAGAAGCACCGCAAGTCGGGCACGCCCAACAAGCTGCGCGACcagcagaaacagcagcagcagcagccgccaccACAGGCAAGTGCAGCGCACTGTGACTGGGAGACGGGAATAATATCGCCCAGCAAACTTGACGAGAAACCACAG ATCGAGGTGCCAGACATCAGCCTGAGTGAGGAGGACCTGGCGAAGTTGCAGAAGAACTTCATCTGTGAGCACTGCTACGGAGCCTTCAGGAGCAGCTACCACCTGAAAcgacacatcctcacacacacag gtgagaagaACTTCATCTGTGAGGAGTGCTATGGGGCCTTCGGAAGCAGCTACCACCTGAAAcgacacatcctcacacacacag GAGAGAAGCCTTTTAGCTGTGACATGTGTGACATGCGGTTCATCCAGCGCTACCACCTGGAGAGACACAAGAGGGTGCACAGCGGGGAGAAACCTTACCAGTGCGACCGCTGCCACCAG AACTTCTCCCGTACGGACCGTCTGCTGCGGCACCGGCGCCTGTGCTCGGTGGGCATCGCCAAGGAGGAGAGCCCGTCGTGCTGCGACGGCCGCCCCTACTCCGCCGAGCCCCCCAGCGGCCAGCACCCGTCCTCCTGGAGCCCCCTGCCCTCCCCCAACGGGCGCCTGGCTGTCTGA
- the znf740b gene encoding zinc finger protein 740b isoform X1, producing MSNHNGNVRDHMKWAGLLGCEAVLSSMALMQANSMSSGGHNNNNSKKMVTPLGPGQRDNQEGGHSHGHSHGHNHHTHGHGHGHSHGHGHNHGHGHNHSHGHGHSHMVLPSGVSCSPVVRQSQNAAEHMIRKDGEFPSSRLLDEKEMRASQSQNMQPKKKHRKSGTPNKLRDQQKQQQQQPPPQASAAHCDWETGIISPSKLDEKPQIEVPDISLSEEDLAKLQKNFICEHCYGAFRSSYHLKRHILTHTGEKNFICEECYGAFGSSYHLKRHILTHTGEKTFICEHCYAAFGSNYHLKRHHLTHTGEKPFSCDMCDMRFIQRYHLERHKRVHSGEKPYQCDRCHQNFSRTDRLLRHRRLCSVGIAKEESPSCCDGRPYSAEPPSGQHPSSWSPLPSPNGRLAV from the exons ATGTCAAACCATAACGGCAATGTCCGAGACCATATGAAATGG GCTGGGCTACTGGGCTGTGAGGCGGTGCTGTCTAGCATGGCTCTCATGCAGGCCAACTCCATGTCGTCTGGcggccacaacaacaacaacagcaagaaGATGGTGACACCCCTGGGGCCCGGACAGAGGGACAACCAGGAGGGGGGACACAGTCACGGCCACAGCCACGGCCATAACCACCACACTCATGGCCACGGGCATGGGCACAGCCACGGACACGGGCATAACCACGGGCACGGGCATAACCACAGCCACGGGCACGGACACAGCCACATGGTGCTGCCATCGGGAGTCAGCTGCTCGCCTGTGGTGAGACAGTCGCAGAACGCCGCGGAGCAT ATGATCCGTAAGGACGGCGAGTTCCCCTCGTCACGTCTGCTAGACGAGAAGGAGATGCGGGCCAGCCAGAGCCAGAACATGCAGCCCAAGAAGAAGCACCGCAAGTCGGGCACGCCCAACAAGCTGCGCGACcagcagaaacagcagcagcagcagccgccaccACAGGCAAGTGCAGCGCACTGTGACTGGGAGACGGGAATAATATCGCCCAGCAAACTTGACGAGAAACCACAG ATCGAGGTGCCAGACATCAGCCTGAGTGAGGAGGACCTGGCGAAGTTGCAGAAGAACTTCATCTGTGAGCACTGCTACGGAGCCTTCAGGAGCAGCTACCACCTGAAAcgacacatcctcacacacacag gtgagaagaACTTCATCTGTGAGGAGTGCTATGGGGCCTTCGGAAGCAGCTACCACCTGAAAcgacacatcctcacacacacag GTGAGAAGACCTTCATCTGCGAGCACTGCTACGCGGCCTTCGGAAGCAACTACCACCTCAAGAgacaccacctcacacacacag GAGAGAAGCCTTTTAGCTGTGACATGTGTGACATGCGGTTCATCCAGCGCTACCACCTGGAGAGACACAAGAGGGTGCACAGCGGGGAGAAACCTTACCAGTGCGACCGCTGCCACCAG AACTTCTCCCGTACGGACCGTCTGCTGCGGCACCGGCGCCTGTGCTCGGTGGGCATCGCCAAGGAGGAGAGCCCGTCGTGCTGCGACGGCCGCCCCTACTCCGCCGAGCCCCCCAGCGGCCAGCACCCGTCCTCCTGGAGCCCCCTGCCCTCCCCCAACGGGCGCCTGGCTGTCTGA
- the znf740b gene encoding zinc finger protein 740b isoform X5: MSNHNGNVRDHMKWAGLLGCEAVLSSMALMQANSMSSGGHNNNNSKKMVTPLGPGQRDNQEGGHSHGHSHGHNHHTHGHGHGHSHGHGHNHGHGHNHSHGHGHSHMVLPSGVSCSPVVRQSQNAAEHMIRKDGEFPSSRLLDEKEMRASQSQNMQPKKKHRKSGTPNKLRDQQKQQQQQPPPQASAAHCDWETGIISPSKLDEKPQIEVPDISLSEEDLAKLQKNFICEHCYGAFRSSYHLKRHILTHTGEKPFSCDMCDMRFIQRYHLERHKRVHSGEKPYQCDRCHQNFSRTDRLLRHRRLCSVGIAKEESPSCCDGRPYSAEPPSGQHPSSWSPLPSPNGRLAV; this comes from the exons ATGTCAAACCATAACGGCAATGTCCGAGACCATATGAAATGG GCTGGGCTACTGGGCTGTGAGGCGGTGCTGTCTAGCATGGCTCTCATGCAGGCCAACTCCATGTCGTCTGGcggccacaacaacaacaacagcaagaaGATGGTGACACCCCTGGGGCCCGGACAGAGGGACAACCAGGAGGGGGGACACAGTCACGGCCACAGCCACGGCCATAACCACCACACTCATGGCCACGGGCATGGGCACAGCCACGGACACGGGCATAACCACGGGCACGGGCATAACCACAGCCACGGGCACGGACACAGCCACATGGTGCTGCCATCGGGAGTCAGCTGCTCGCCTGTGGTGAGACAGTCGCAGAACGCCGCGGAGCAT ATGATCCGTAAGGACGGCGAGTTCCCCTCGTCACGTCTGCTAGACGAGAAGGAGATGCGGGCCAGCCAGAGCCAGAACATGCAGCCCAAGAAGAAGCACCGCAAGTCGGGCACGCCCAACAAGCTGCGCGACcagcagaaacagcagcagcagcagccgccaccACAGGCAAGTGCAGCGCACTGTGACTGGGAGACGGGAATAATATCGCCCAGCAAACTTGACGAGAAACCACAG ATCGAGGTGCCAGACATCAGCCTGAGTGAGGAGGACCTGGCGAAGTTGCAGAAGAACTTCATCTGTGAGCACTGCTACGGAGCCTTCAGGAGCAGCTACCACCTGAAAcgacacatcctcacacacacag GAGAGAAGCCTTTTAGCTGTGACATGTGTGACATGCGGTTCATCCAGCGCTACCACCTGGAGAGACACAAGAGGGTGCACAGCGGGGAGAAACCTTACCAGTGCGACCGCTGCCACCAG AACTTCTCCCGTACGGACCGTCTGCTGCGGCACCGGCGCCTGTGCTCGGTGGGCATCGCCAAGGAGGAGAGCCCGTCGTGCTGCGACGGCCGCCCCTACTCCGCCGAGCCCCCCAGCGGCCAGCACCCGTCCTCCTGGAGCCCCCTGCCCTCCCCCAACGGGCGCCTGGCTGTCTGA
- the znf740b gene encoding zinc finger protein 740b isoform X2: MSNHNGNVRDHMKWAGLLGCEAVLSSMALMQANSMSSGGHNNNNSKKMVTPLGPGQRDNQEGGHSHGHSHGHNHHTHGHGHGHSHGHGHNHGHGHNHSHGHGHSHMVLPSGVSCSPVMIRKDGEFPSSRLLDEKEMRASQSQNMQPKKKHRKSGTPNKLRDQQKQQQQQPPPQASAAHCDWETGIISPSKLDEKPQIEVPDISLSEEDLAKLQKNFICEHCYGAFRSSYHLKRHILTHTGEKNFICEECYGAFGSSYHLKRHILTHTGEKTFICEHCYAAFGSNYHLKRHHLTHTGEKPFSCDMCDMRFIQRYHLERHKRVHSGEKPYQCDRCHQNFSRTDRLLRHRRLCSVGIAKEESPSCCDGRPYSAEPPSGQHPSSWSPLPSPNGRLAV; encoded by the exons ATGTCAAACCATAACGGCAATGTCCGAGACCATATGAAATGG GCTGGGCTACTGGGCTGTGAGGCGGTGCTGTCTAGCATGGCTCTCATGCAGGCCAACTCCATGTCGTCTGGcggccacaacaacaacaacagcaagaaGATGGTGACACCCCTGGGGCCCGGACAGAGGGACAACCAGGAGGGGGGACACAGTCACGGCCACAGCCACGGCCATAACCACCACACTCATGGCCACGGGCATGGGCACAGCCACGGACACGGGCATAACCACGGGCACGGGCATAACCACAGCCACGGGCACGGACACAGCCACATGGTGCTGCCATCGGGAGTCAGCTGCTCGCCTGTG ATGATCCGTAAGGACGGCGAGTTCCCCTCGTCACGTCTGCTAGACGAGAAGGAGATGCGGGCCAGCCAGAGCCAGAACATGCAGCCCAAGAAGAAGCACCGCAAGTCGGGCACGCCCAACAAGCTGCGCGACcagcagaaacagcagcagcagcagccgccaccACAGGCAAGTGCAGCGCACTGTGACTGGGAGACGGGAATAATATCGCCCAGCAAACTTGACGAGAAACCACAG ATCGAGGTGCCAGACATCAGCCTGAGTGAGGAGGACCTGGCGAAGTTGCAGAAGAACTTCATCTGTGAGCACTGCTACGGAGCCTTCAGGAGCAGCTACCACCTGAAAcgacacatcctcacacacacag gtgagaagaACTTCATCTGTGAGGAGTGCTATGGGGCCTTCGGAAGCAGCTACCACCTGAAAcgacacatcctcacacacacag GTGAGAAGACCTTCATCTGCGAGCACTGCTACGCGGCCTTCGGAAGCAACTACCACCTCAAGAgacaccacctcacacacacag GAGAGAAGCCTTTTAGCTGTGACATGTGTGACATGCGGTTCATCCAGCGCTACCACCTGGAGAGACACAAGAGGGTGCACAGCGGGGAGAAACCTTACCAGTGCGACCGCTGCCACCAG AACTTCTCCCGTACGGACCGTCTGCTGCGGCACCGGCGCCTGTGCTCGGTGGGCATCGCCAAGGAGGAGAGCCCGTCGTGCTGCGACGGCCGCCCCTACTCCGCCGAGCCCCCCAGCGGCCAGCACCCGTCCTCCTGGAGCCCCCTGCCCTCCCCCAACGGGCGCCTGGCTGTCTGA
- the znf740b gene encoding zinc finger protein 740b isoform X6 has product MSNHNGNVRDHMKWAGLLGCEAVLSSMALMQANSMSSGGHNNNNSKKMVTPLGPGQRDNQEGGHSHGHSHGHNHHTHGHGHGHSHGHGHNHGHGHNHSHGHGHSHMVLPSGVSCSPVMIRKDGEFPSSRLLDEKEMRASQSQNMQPKKKHRKSGTPNKLRDQQKQQQQQPPPQASAAHCDWETGIISPSKLDEKPQIEVPDISLSEEDLAKLQKNFICEHCYGAFRSSYHLKRHILTHTGEKPFSCDMCDMRFIQRYHLERHKRVHSGEKPYQCDRCHQNFSRTDRLLRHRRLCSVGIAKEESPSCCDGRPYSAEPPSGQHPSSWSPLPSPNGRLAV; this is encoded by the exons ATGTCAAACCATAACGGCAATGTCCGAGACCATATGAAATGG GCTGGGCTACTGGGCTGTGAGGCGGTGCTGTCTAGCATGGCTCTCATGCAGGCCAACTCCATGTCGTCTGGcggccacaacaacaacaacagcaagaaGATGGTGACACCCCTGGGGCCCGGACAGAGGGACAACCAGGAGGGGGGACACAGTCACGGCCACAGCCACGGCCATAACCACCACACTCATGGCCACGGGCATGGGCACAGCCACGGACACGGGCATAACCACGGGCACGGGCATAACCACAGCCACGGGCACGGACACAGCCACATGGTGCTGCCATCGGGAGTCAGCTGCTCGCCTGTG ATGATCCGTAAGGACGGCGAGTTCCCCTCGTCACGTCTGCTAGACGAGAAGGAGATGCGGGCCAGCCAGAGCCAGAACATGCAGCCCAAGAAGAAGCACCGCAAGTCGGGCACGCCCAACAAGCTGCGCGACcagcagaaacagcagcagcagcagccgccaccACAGGCAAGTGCAGCGCACTGTGACTGGGAGACGGGAATAATATCGCCCAGCAAACTTGACGAGAAACCACAG ATCGAGGTGCCAGACATCAGCCTGAGTGAGGAGGACCTGGCGAAGTTGCAGAAGAACTTCATCTGTGAGCACTGCTACGGAGCCTTCAGGAGCAGCTACCACCTGAAAcgacacatcctcacacacacag GAGAGAAGCCTTTTAGCTGTGACATGTGTGACATGCGGTTCATCCAGCGCTACCACCTGGAGAGACACAAGAGGGTGCACAGCGGGGAGAAACCTTACCAGTGCGACCGCTGCCACCAG AACTTCTCCCGTACGGACCGTCTGCTGCGGCACCGGCGCCTGTGCTCGGTGGGCATCGCCAAGGAGGAGAGCCCGTCGTGCTGCGACGGCCGCCCCTACTCCGCCGAGCCCCCCAGCGGCCAGCACCCGTCCTCCTGGAGCCCCCTGCCCTCCCCCAACGGGCGCCTGGCTGTCTGA
- the znf740b gene encoding zinc finger protein 740b isoform X3, with the protein MALMQANSMSSGGHNNNNSKKMVTPLGPGQRDNQEGGHSHGHSHGHNHHTHGHGHGHSHGHGHNHGHGHNHSHGHGHSHMVLPSGVSCSPVVRQSQNAAEHMIRKDGEFPSSRLLDEKEMRASQSQNMQPKKKHRKSGTPNKLRDQQKQQQQQPPPQASAAHCDWETGIISPSKLDEKPQIEVPDISLSEEDLAKLQKNFICEHCYGAFRSSYHLKRHILTHTGEKNFICEECYGAFGSSYHLKRHILTHTGEKTFICEHCYAAFGSNYHLKRHHLTHTGEKPFSCDMCDMRFIQRYHLERHKRVHSGEKPYQCDRCHQNFSRTDRLLRHRRLCSVGIAKEESPSCCDGRPYSAEPPSGQHPSSWSPLPSPNGRLAV; encoded by the exons ATGGCTCTCATGCAGGCCAACTCCATGTCGTCTGGcggccacaacaacaacaacagcaagaaGATGGTGACACCCCTGGGGCCCGGACAGAGGGACAACCAGGAGGGGGGACACAGTCACGGCCACAGCCACGGCCATAACCACCACACTCATGGCCACGGGCATGGGCACAGCCACGGACACGGGCATAACCACGGGCACGGGCATAACCACAGCCACGGGCACGGACACAGCCACATGGTGCTGCCATCGGGAGTCAGCTGCTCGCCTGTGGTGAGACAGTCGCAGAACGCCGCGGAGCAT ATGATCCGTAAGGACGGCGAGTTCCCCTCGTCACGTCTGCTAGACGAGAAGGAGATGCGGGCCAGCCAGAGCCAGAACATGCAGCCCAAGAAGAAGCACCGCAAGTCGGGCACGCCCAACAAGCTGCGCGACcagcagaaacagcagcagcagcagccgccaccACAGGCAAGTGCAGCGCACTGTGACTGGGAGACGGGAATAATATCGCCCAGCAAACTTGACGAGAAACCACAG ATCGAGGTGCCAGACATCAGCCTGAGTGAGGAGGACCTGGCGAAGTTGCAGAAGAACTTCATCTGTGAGCACTGCTACGGAGCCTTCAGGAGCAGCTACCACCTGAAAcgacacatcctcacacacacag gtgagaagaACTTCATCTGTGAGGAGTGCTATGGGGCCTTCGGAAGCAGCTACCACCTGAAAcgacacatcctcacacacacag GTGAGAAGACCTTCATCTGCGAGCACTGCTACGCGGCCTTCGGAAGCAACTACCACCTCAAGAgacaccacctcacacacacag GAGAGAAGCCTTTTAGCTGTGACATGTGTGACATGCGGTTCATCCAGCGCTACCACCTGGAGAGACACAAGAGGGTGCACAGCGGGGAGAAACCTTACCAGTGCGACCGCTGCCACCAG AACTTCTCCCGTACGGACCGTCTGCTGCGGCACCGGCGCCTGTGCTCGGTGGGCATCGCCAAGGAGGAGAGCCCGTCGTGCTGCGACGGCCGCCCCTACTCCGCCGAGCCCCCCAGCGGCCAGCACCCGTCCTCCTGGAGCCCCCTGCCCTCCCCCAACGGGCGCCTGGCTGTCTGA